One Ignavibacterium album JCM 16511 genomic region harbors:
- a CDS encoding tetratricopeptide repeat protein yields the protein MSFIVKYFSVILLIFTLLSCSTSNEVKTFNEIKTSEVNLSSEQRKRIALENFIDGNINFQQGNYALAMNKFETALQFDTSAGLLYTYAKAALFNNKLNFALDASKMAVTLDSTQSDYFDLLSDIYNIGKQKDSSIIVLERALQLFPTNQNFYYKLARLYQDDRPIKAIEMYEKILSLIGPEWNVLFRLVELNNKLNNTDGVIKALKQLLEIDPSNIQLKKSLIENLLLVKRNPEALDILNELIQLYPQDLELIQKKAQILLSENKWQEAYNTLKFVFDDEKINLDAKLEVGYLFFEKSITDSSIKPLAEQIFSKLDKDTSYWAVKIVLGAIALEENNDSLAIENFKYVTENANWNVDAWIRLGALYFDNKKYEEAQKIMRQAIQSFPNNYAVNFILGISLAQQSKNDEAEIYLKKAVSLNPNDLNTLSAYAYTLNQLKKDEQAIYYLNQALAIDPNDVNVIGTLALIYNAQKRFELSDSLYERALQLKPDDPLINNNYAYSLSTRGIQLERALKMVSLSLEKDSLNTAYLDTKGWILFQLKKFDEAKKYISKAVELGTKSAVIIDHLGDVEFKLGNKEKAIELWKEAFQLDPSKKEIEEKINKGEL from the coding sequence ATGAGTTTTATAGTTAAATATTTTTCAGTAATTCTTTTAATTTTTACTTTGCTCAGTTGCTCAACGTCTAATGAAGTAAAGACTTTTAACGAGATTAAAACTTCAGAAGTTAATTTATCATCTGAACAAAGAAAGAGAATTGCTCTCGAAAATTTCATTGACGGAAATATTAATTTTCAACAAGGCAACTACGCCTTGGCAATGAACAAATTTGAAACAGCTTTGCAGTTCGATACCTCAGCAGGACTTTTATATACTTATGCAAAAGCTGCTTTATTCAATAACAAATTAAACTTCGCGTTGGATGCTTCTAAGATGGCAGTTACTCTTGATTCAACTCAATCAGATTACTTTGATTTGCTTTCTGATATTTATAACATCGGTAAACAAAAGGATTCTTCAATTATTGTTCTGGAAAGAGCATTGCAACTTTTCCCAACTAATCAAAATTTTTATTATAAACTTGCCCGACTTTATCAGGACGACAGACCAATTAAAGCAATTGAAATGTATGAAAAGATACTCTCGTTGATTGGACCTGAATGGAATGTTCTGTTTCGTCTTGTCGAATTGAATAATAAACTGAATAATACCGATGGGGTTATTAAAGCCCTTAAGCAACTGCTTGAAATTGATCCTTCAAACATTCAGTTAAAAAAATCTTTGATCGAAAACCTGCTTTTAGTAAAAAGGAATCCCGAAGCTTTGGATATACTGAATGAGTTAATTCAACTTTATCCGCAAGACCTTGAGTTGATTCAGAAAAAAGCTCAGATACTTTTATCAGAAAATAAATGGCAGGAAGCTTATAATACTCTTAAATTCGTTTTTGATGATGAGAAAATAAATCTTGATGCTAAGTTAGAGGTTGGTTATCTGTTCTTTGAAAAATCAATAACTGATTCTTCAATAAAACCTTTGGCAGAGCAGATATTTTCAAAACTTGATAAAGATACTTCATATTGGGCTGTTAAAATTGTTTTGGGTGCAATTGCTTTAGAAGAGAATAATGATTCACTGGCGATTGAAAATTTTAAATATGTTACAGAAAATGCAAACTGGAATGTTGATGCCTGGATAAGACTAGGTGCTTTATATTTTGATAATAAAAAGTATGAAGAAGCTCAAAAAATTATGCGGCAGGCAATTCAGTCATTCCCCAATAATTATGCAGTAAATTTTATACTTGGAATTTCTTTAGCACAGCAATCAAAGAATGATGAAGCAGAAATTTATCTGAAGAAAGCTGTTTCGCTTAATCCGAATGATTTGAATACTCTTTCTGCTTATGCTTACACATTGAATCAGTTGAAGAAAGATGAACAGGCAATTTATTATCTGAATCAGGCACTTGCTATTGATCCCAACGATGTGAATGTTATCGGTACACTTGCACTGATTTATAATGCACAAAAAAGATTTGAGTTAAGTGATAGTTTATATGAACGTGCTCTGCAACTTAAACCTGATGATCCTTTGATTAACAATAATTATGCTTATTCACTTTCAACCAGAGGTATTCAGCTTGAACGGGCTTTAAAGATGGTTTCGCTTTCACTCGAGAAAGATTCTCTGAATACAGCGTATCTTGATACCAAAGGTTGGATTCTTTTTCAACTAAAGAAATTTGATGAAGCAAAAAAGTATATCTCTAAAGCAGTTGAATTGGGAACAAAAAGTGCTGTCATAATTGATCATCTCGGAGATGTGGAGTTTAAATTAGGCAATAAAGAAAAAGCTATTGAGCTTTGGAAGGAAGCATTTCAGCTTGATCCTTCAAAAAAAGAAATTGAAGAAAAAATCAATAAAGGTGAACTTTGA
- a CDS encoding murein hydrolase activator EnvC family protein, with product MVTKLIHITLVLFSFILLAQDAQLDKKKKELEKIRSELQQLEDELTAKSKKERLTYESYNNLNRQSHLISKLISKLQKEENIKQTQIENIRKEISQIESEIESIKNNYAKYVAAIYKYGKTSELESIIDAHSFNQAFLRIKYLREFSNRRKLDIERLQENKVKLSDAKLMLSIELEEKRKLKEIKESEITQLNKRLDNEKKLLAVLRKDKSNISKKLNDRKKAEIQIRNLISKVIEESEKKKEMIASTDKKVTDKKVINNEAEYDIDLSTKNFASFSEMKGSMIWPVTKGKIITAFGEQRNPKLNTVTVSYGIDILAHGELSVKVVADGVVSAVEWLPGYGTVIIISHKGGYKTVYGHLAEVYVNEGDRLNTGGLIGKVGESFEGNVLHFQIWNGRQSVNPENWLRK from the coding sequence GTGGTAACTAAACTAATACATATTACACTCGTATTGTTTTCCTTTATTCTTCTTGCTCAGGATGCACAGCTTGATAAGAAGAAAAAAGAATTGGAGAAAATCAGATCTGAATTACAGCAATTAGAGGATGAACTAACTGCTAAATCAAAAAAAGAGCGATTAACTTACGAGTCTTACAACAACCTGAATCGGCAGAGTCATTTAATCTCAAAATTAATTTCAAAACTTCAGAAAGAAGAAAACATAAAACAAACTCAGATTGAAAATATCAGAAAAGAGATTTCACAGATTGAGTCTGAAATCGAATCAATAAAAAATAATTATGCTAAATATGTTGCTGCAATTTATAAATATGGTAAGACTTCAGAACTTGAATCAATTATTGATGCTCATAGTTTTAATCAGGCATTTTTAAGAATAAAATATCTTCGCGAGTTTTCCAACAGAAGAAAATTGGATATTGAAAGGTTGCAGGAAAATAAAGTAAAACTTTCTGATGCAAAATTAATGCTAAGTATAGAGCTTGAAGAAAAAAGAAAACTTAAGGAAATAAAAGAATCAGAAATTACTCAGCTAAACAAAAGACTTGATAACGAGAAAAAACTTCTCGCAGTACTAAGAAAAGATAAAAGTAACATTTCAAAAAAGTTAAATGATAGAAAGAAAGCGGAAATTCAGATAAGAAATCTTATTTCAAAAGTGATTGAAGAATCAGAAAAGAAAAAAGAGATGATTGCCTCTACGGATAAAAAGGTTACGGACAAGAAAGTTATAAATAACGAAGCTGAATATGATATAGATTTATCAACAAAAAACTTTGCTTCTTTTTCTGAAATGAAAGGGAGTATGATTTGGCCTGTAACTAAGGGTAAAATAATTACCGCATTCGGAGAACAGAGAAATCCTAAACTCAATACAGTTACTGTCAGTTATGGAATAGACATTCTGGCTCATGGTGAATTATCAGTAAAGGTTGTAGCTGATGGTGTTGTTAGTGCCGTCGAATGGCTTCCCGGTTATGGAACAGTTATAATCATTTCGCACAAAGGTGGTTATAAAACCGTTTATGGACATCTTGCCGAAGTTTATGTTAATGAAGGCGACAGATTAAACACAGGCGGACTAATAGGAAAAGTTGGTGAATCATTTGAAGGAAATGTTCTTCACTTCCAGATTTGGAATGGAAGACAAAGTGTTAATCCTGAAAACTGGTTACGAAAATAA
- a CDS encoding HAD family hydrolase, whose protein sequence is MINQLKAAIFDIDGTLTFTNQLIFDSFNYIAEKYLNKKFSDEKIIALFGPTEDVILKQMFPDKFDEVRKDYYEYYHKNHEIAQLYDGIKELLIEIKKAGMLLGIFTGKGRTSSLITLNFLGIRDLFDMIVTGDDVKNHKPSPEGIIKFIKTFNLKPKEVMMIGDAPSDIKAAREAGVHIASVVWDSYSADEVRKLNKETVFETVNELRKFIFGRGNGK, encoded by the coding sequence ATGATAAATCAACTCAAAGCCGCTATTTTTGATATTGATGGAACATTAACATTCACCAATCAACTTATTTTTGATTCATTCAACTACATTGCTGAAAAATACCTTAACAAGAAATTTTCTGATGAAAAAATAATCGCTTTATTTGGTCCGACTGAAGATGTAATCTTAAAGCAGATGTTTCCCGATAAGTTTGATGAAGTGAGAAAAGATTACTATGAATATTATCATAAAAATCATGAAATTGCTCAGCTTTATGATGGAATAAAAGAATTGCTTATCGAAATTAAAAAAGCCGGAATGCTATTGGGAATTTTCACTGGCAAAGGCAGAACATCATCTTTAATTACTTTAAATTTCCTTGGAATCAGGGATTTATTCGATATGATCGTTACTGGTGATGATGTAAAAAATCATAAACCTTCACCGGAAGGAATTATAAAATTCATTAAGACATTTAATCTTAAACCCAAGGAAGTTATGATGATTGGCGATGCACCTTCTGACATTAAAGCTGCACGAGAAGCCGGGGTTCATATCGCTTCGGTTGTATGGGATAGTTACTCCGCTGATGAAGTAAGAAAGTTAAATAAAGAAACGGTTTTCGAAACTGTTAATGAGCTAAGAAAATTTATTTTTGGAAGAGGGAATGGCAAGTAA
- the glmS gene encoding glutamine--fructose-6-phosphate transaminase (isomerizing) — translation MCGIVGYIGKRNSVPILIEGLKRLEYRGYDSAGIGILNGNDSIIIKNKGKVSLLQEKVQQLNLKSFIGIGHTRWATHGIPNETNAHPHSNSDGSLFLIHNGIIENYQTLKRILINNGYKFKSETDSEVLPHLIDSFLKKGNNLVKSVQLALQEVEGTYGLAIIYTKEPDKIVAARKGSPLVVGLGEGENLVASDVSAVISHTKQVVYLEDGEVAVITQNDFCAKTIYDEDIRKEVHEITMSLEEIDKGGYPHFMLKEIMEQPESLRNSMRGRILLEEGNAKLGGLADVADRLANSKRILISACGTSWHAGLVGEYMFEHFTRIPTEVEYASEFRYRNPIVGSEDTVFFISQSGETADTLAALREAKLRGALALGICNAVGSSIARESDAGVYTHAGPEIGVASTKAFTSQLVVLALITLLIGRKKNLSLEDGKLIASELLTIPDKVEKILKLNPEIEIIAEQFKDAKNFLYLGRGYNFPVALEGALKLKEISYIHAEGYPAAEMKHGPIALIDENMPVVFIAPKDSTYEKIKSNIQEVKARGGKIIAIASENDDEIDHLVDYAIKIPDTIEMLRPILTVIPLQLLAYHIAVKKGLNVDQPRNLAKSVTVE, via the coding sequence ATGTGTGGTATCGTCGGATATATCGGTAAACGAAATTCTGTGCCTATTCTGATCGAAGGACTGAAACGACTTGAATACAGAGGATATGATTCTGCAGGAATCGGAATTCTTAATGGTAACGATTCGATCATCATCAAAAATAAAGGCAAGGTTTCATTACTTCAGGAAAAGGTACAGCAACTTAACTTAAAATCTTTTATTGGAATTGGTCATACCCGATGGGCTACTCACGGAATTCCAAATGAGACAAATGCGCATCCTCATTCAAATTCAGATGGTTCATTATTCCTTATTCATAATGGAATAATAGAGAATTATCAGACTCTAAAAAGAATTTTGATAAATAATGGTTATAAATTCAAAAGTGAAACTGACTCTGAAGTTCTACCACATCTGATTGATTCTTTTCTAAAGAAAGGAAATAATTTAGTTAAATCAGTGCAGCTTGCTTTACAGGAAGTTGAAGGTACTTATGGTCTTGCAATAATTTATACAAAAGAACCGGATAAAATTGTTGCAGCTCGCAAGGGCTCTCCTTTAGTTGTTGGGCTTGGCGAGGGGGAGAATTTGGTTGCTTCGGATGTATCTGCTGTGATCTCTCATACTAAACAAGTTGTATATCTCGAAGATGGCGAAGTTGCTGTAATAACTCAAAATGATTTTTGTGCAAAAACAATTTATGATGAAGATATCAGGAAAGAAGTCCACGAAATAACAATGTCTCTTGAGGAAATTGATAAAGGCGGATATCCTCATTTTATGTTGAAAGAAATTATGGAGCAGCCGGAATCACTTCGTAATTCAATGAGAGGAAGAATCTTATTGGAAGAGGGAAATGCTAAATTGGGTGGACTCGCCGATGTTGCCGACCGATTGGCTAATTCAAAAAGAATTTTAATTTCTGCCTGTGGAACAAGTTGGCATGCCGGATTAGTAGGCGAATATATGTTCGAACATTTTACACGAATACCAACCGAAGTTGAGTATGCATCAGAATTCAGATACCGCAATCCAATTGTTGGTAGTGAAGATACAGTCTTTTTTATTTCACAAAGCGGCGAAACTGCCGATACATTAGCTGCTCTGCGTGAAGCAAAGTTGCGCGGAGCTTTGGCGTTGGGAATTTGTAATGCAGTTGGAAGTTCAATCGCTCGAGAAAGTGATGCTGGAGTTTATACTCACGCAGGACCTGAGATTGGTGTTGCATCAACTAAGGCATTTACTTCACAGTTAGTAGTTCTGGCTTTGATTACTCTTTTAATAGGAAGGAAAAAGAATCTTAGTCTGGAAGATGGAAAACTTATTGCTTCTGAACTACTTACAATTCCAGATAAAGTAGAAAAAATATTAAAACTTAATCCCGAAATTGAAATAATAGCAGAACAGTTTAAAGATGCAAAGAACTTTCTGTATTTAGGAAGAGGTTATAATTTCCCCGTTGCTCTCGAAGGAGCACTGAAACTTAAAGAAATCTCATACATACATGCTGAAGGATATCCTGCGGCTGAAATGAAACACGGTCCGATCGCATTGATTGATGAAAATATGCCTGTTGTTTTCATCGCACCCAAAGACTCAACTTATGAAAAAATTAAGAGTAATATTCAGGAAGTAAAAGCTCGCGGCGGAAAGATAATTGCCATTGCAAGTGAAAATGATGATGAGATTGATCATTTAGTTGATTACGCAATTAAAATACCTGATACGATTGAAATGCTTAGACCTATTCTGACTGTTATTCCACTTCAGCTATTGGCTTATCATATAGCAGTTAAGAAGGGATTAAATGTTGATCAGCCAAGAAATTTAGCTAAAAGTGTAACGGTTGAATAA
- a CDS encoding T9SS type A sorting domain-containing protein, with protein sequence MKKVLIILFTCCSFIPTFAQSEYYIQKEAYPNDPIVIDNSQYAQLWKALIEARESGDESSYQQIFEQIQQQYSNRLVGEPLSETDQVLLPVEKDFSSSNSLPEGVNWTDEIEIFHGKIGYSTGGNPTPNRKMIKLIADTLGILYAAFITNWTAADTLAIFKSTDKGFTWIPLRFFWSGPGLRYQGFDIAVADTFNGRWKIGMVVSLTSTTGNGYNGSIYYIDMNEDGTEFSPILVESAAGTNGCISPAIVTDAYDYLPALTYWYLTYQRVDTTTGATKEVIAALSSNGGTSWVIDTVRAGFNDYQLDIDYSKTDTFFVYVLLTNNITPTDENLRLRYINLGNFGTAAFWNQYGVAQTANPEYYGMLAVNRVTNQMAVVHTTKVGTDENIEYAYSLTGKVPFTMNVALSNEPNNETRASIHSPENQSGVFRVAFVSKGSSDTVYYKVTPNIASFSSSKTLVSRVNYSSSSVIPSVCGFSNNPSSGFNGGVIYAGLGPSNLYFNSSNLITDIEDNFVSIDNFVLYQNYPNPFNPTTKIVWQSPVSGWQTLKVYDMLGSEVATLVNEYRDAGRNEIEFDASKLSSGLYIYTLKTGGFISSKKMMLVK encoded by the coding sequence ATGAAAAAAGTTCTTATAATTTTGTTTACTTGTTGTTCTTTTATTCCAACATTTGCTCAATCCGAATATTATATTCAGAAAGAAGCATATCCCAATGACCCAATAGTAATAGATAACTCTCAATATGCACAATTATGGAAAGCTCTGATCGAAGCAAGAGAATCAGGAGATGAATCAAGTTATCAACAGATTTTTGAACAAATCCAACAACAATATTCTAACAGACTTGTTGGTGAACCTTTATCAGAAACAGATCAGGTTCTGCTACCGGTTGAAAAAGATTTTTCATCGAGTAACTCTTTACCAGAGGGTGTAAATTGGACTGATGAGATCGAAATTTTCCACGGAAAAATTGGTTATTCTACAGGTGGTAATCCAACTCCTAACAGAAAAATGATAAAACTTATTGCAGATACTCTCGGAATCTTGTATGCAGCTTTCATTACTAATTGGACTGCTGCGGATACTCTTGCAATCTTTAAATCTACCGATAAAGGTTTTACCTGGATACCATTAAGGTTCTTTTGGTCAGGTCCGGGATTGAGATATCAGGGATTTGATATTGCAGTTGCAGACACCTTCAATGGTAGATGGAAAATAGGAATGGTAGTATCTCTAACTTCTACTACAGGAAATGGCTATAATGGATCAATTTATTACATTGATATGAATGAAGATGGAACAGAGTTTTCACCTATTCTGGTTGAATCAGCAGCTGGCACAAATGGTTGTATATCACCCGCAATCGTAACAGATGCTTATGATTACTTACCGGCATTAACCTATTGGTATCTAACTTATCAAAGAGTTGACACAACTACTGGAGCAACAAAAGAAGTCATTGCCGCACTTTCTTCAAATGGTGGAACAAGTTGGGTCATTGATACCGTAAGGGCAGGTTTCAATGACTATCAATTAGATATTGATTACTCGAAGACAGATACATTTTTTGTATATGTTTTATTAACAAATAATATAACTCCGACTGATGAAAATTTACGGCTAAGATATATTAACTTAGGAAATTTTGGAACTGCCGCTTTTTGGAATCAATATGGTGTAGCACAAACAGCAAATCCCGAGTACTATGGAATGTTAGCTGTCAACCGGGTTACAAATCAAATGGCCGTTGTGCATACCACAAAGGTCGGAACAGATGAAAATATAGAATATGCTTATTCATTAACTGGTAAAGTCCCATTCACAATGAATGTCGCGTTATCAAATGAACCAAATAATGAAACAAGAGCATCAATTCATAGTCCGGAAAACCAAAGCGGTGTTTTCAGAGTTGCTTTTGTTTCTAAGGGTTCAAGTGATACTGTTTACTATAAGGTCACGCCTAATATTGCTTCATTTAGTTCATCCAAAACTTTAGTATCAAGAGTAAATTATTCTTCTTCAAGCGTAATTCCAAGTGTTTGTGGTTTTAGTAATAATCCCTCATCCGGATTTAATGGAGGTGTTATCTATGCTGGTCTGGGACCAAGCAATTTATATTTTAACAGCTCTAATCTTATTACTGATATTGAAGATAATTTTGTCTCAATAGACAATTTTGTTCTCTATCAAAACTATCCCAATCCATTCAATCCAACAACAAAAATTGTTTGGCAATCTCCGGTTAGCGGATGGCAAACTTTAAAGGTTTATGATATGCTTGGAAGTGAAGTGGCAACTCTTGTCAATGAATACAGAGATGCCGGAAGAAATGAAATTGAATTTGATGCAAGTAAACTATCAAGTGGATTATATATTTATACATTGAAAACCGGCGGATTCATTTCATCAAAGAAGATGATGTTGGTTAAATAA
- a CDS encoding DUF4292 domain-containing protein — translation MKKILFSFLFLVTLIELTLTGCVPSQPTEEVEILSSDRLINRLEANRRRIRNFEGQGTITVNSSTLQTSATFKVVMIKPDSVYITFFGPFGIELAQAVVTNSGFIFYDALQNTAYTGKSDSDALQNIFRINLSFGDIVDAFTGSVNLSSNLYKSPDKFEVIYDKYILTYINPDDALTSVYKIDIRKLGITEYTLKSDDGLIDLEGKYSDFQLIENVAIPYKITVLNRADNQKIDVEYRKISVNKKDIAIDFKIPDDATIVKW, via the coding sequence TTGAAAAAAATATTATTTAGCTTTTTATTTCTTGTAACTTTGATTGAACTTACTTTAACCGGTTGTGTTCCTTCACAACCCACAGAGGAAGTTGAAATTCTATCTTCGGACAGATTGATAAACAGATTAGAAGCAAACAGAAGAAGAATAAGAAACTTTGAAGGTCAGGGAACCATAACGGTAAACTCAAGTACACTTCAAACATCAGCAACATTTAAGGTTGTAATGATTAAACCTGATTCTGTTTATATAACTTTTTTTGGTCCGTTTGGAATAGAATTGGCACAAGCAGTGGTAACAAATTCAGGTTTCATTTTTTATGATGCTCTTCAAAACACAGCTTATACAGGCAAATCAGATTCAGATGCTTTACAAAATATTTTCAGAATTAATTTGTCATTCGGTGATATCGTTGATGCTTTTACCGGCTCGGTAAATTTAAGTTCTAATCTCTACAAATCACCTGACAAATTCGAAGTCATTTACGATAAATATATTCTTACCTATATCAATCCTGATGATGCATTGACATCAGTTTACAAAATTGATATCAGAAAATTAGGCATCACTGAATACACTCTTAAATCAGATGATGGTCTGATCGACTTGGAAGGCAAGTATTCTGATTTTCAATTGATTGAGAATGTAGCTATTCCGTATAAAATTACTGTTCTTAATCGTGCTGATAATCAGAAAATAGATGTTGAGTACAGAAAAATTTCAGTTAATAAAAAAGATATCGCTATTGATTTCAAAATCCCGGATGATGCAACAATAGTGAAGTGGTAA
- a CDS encoding OmpP1/FadL family transporter yields the protein MFYRNIQLTLIVIIFSTFIFSQNYNDALRVSVPGLGASARALGMGNSYISLSDDGSASFFNPAGLGLVKKLEFMGGIDITSFNNSTKFFNQTTESNSSQTKLDNISLTFPIPTLRGSLVFGLSYNTTKDFVGSLEFSGFNNGSNSKIQSLLDTDIPFDLYLTDDNGNTIINGRLNQSGNMLNSGSLNQWTLTGAIEAYKNLFIGANISVVSGNFNSDFDYYEDDTQNIYQGETAPGYPSTTDFRTFYLKNLLKWDIEGWNAKVGFLYQFEKIARLGLTIQFPKVYKINEDFNVEGRSVFANSSVTLDPDKFSDKVKYDITSPYEISGGTSLNLKGLIFSAQATYIDYKEMEFSNGEGISSTYFSDQNKRIKNLMRPVVNYNLGAEYTFPDIGLRVRGGFILQPSAFKNDPSDFDKKYLTAGVGILSDGVIGIDIAYAYGWWKDIGDNYDSNVSRTFQDITYHKVMLTTSYRF from the coding sequence ATGTTTTACAGAAATATTCAGTTAACATTAATAGTAATTATTTTCAGCACTTTTATTTTTTCTCAAAACTATAATGATGCTTTGAGAGTAAGTGTACCTGGATTAGGTGCAAGTGCAAGAGCATTAGGAATGGGAAACAGTTATATATCATTAAGTGATGATGGTTCAGCTTCATTCTTTAATCCGGCAGGACTGGGTTTGGTTAAAAAACTTGAGTTTATGGGCGGAATAGATATTACTTCATTTAATAATTCAACAAAATTCTTTAATCAAACGACAGAAAGCAATTCCAGCCAAACTAAGTTAGATAATATTAGTCTTACTTTCCCAATTCCAACTTTAAGAGGAAGTCTTGTATTTGGATTATCATATAATACCACAAAGGATTTTGTTGGAAGTCTTGAATTCAGCGGATTCAATAACGGAAGCAATTCAAAAATTCAAAGCTTGCTTGATACTGACATTCCTTTTGATCTGTATCTAACTGATGATAATGGTAATACTATAATTAATGGCAGACTTAATCAAAGTGGAAACATGCTTAATTCCGGTTCATTAAATCAGTGGACTTTAACCGGTGCAATTGAAGCATACAAAAATTTATTTATCGGTGCTAATATTTCGGTTGTAAGTGGAAATTTTAATTCTGACTTCGATTATTATGAAGATGATACTCAAAATATCTATCAGGGTGAAACTGCACCCGGATATCCTTCAACCACAGATTTCAGAACTTTCTATCTGAAGAATTTATTAAAATGGGATATTGAAGGTTGGAATGCAAAAGTCGGATTTCTTTATCAATTCGAAAAGATAGCAAGACTTGGGTTGACGATTCAATTTCCTAAAGTTTATAAGATAAATGAAGACTTTAATGTTGAAGGCAGAAGTGTATTTGCAAATTCTTCTGTTACTTTAGATCCGGATAAGTTTAGTGATAAAGTTAAATATGATATAACTTCTCCTTACGAAATTTCCGGAGGAACTTCTTTGAATTTAAAAGGATTAATTTTTAGTGCTCAGGCAACATATATTGATTACAAAGAAATGGAATTCTCTAACGGTGAAGGAATTTCTTCAACTTATTTTTCAGATCAAAATAAGAGAATTAAAAATTTAATGAGACCAGTTGTTAATTATAATCTGGGAGCAGAATACACTTTCCCCGATATTGGTTTAAGAGTAAGAGGTGGATTTATCCTTCAGCCTTCTGCATTTAAAAATGACCCTTCTGATTTTGATAAAAAATATCTTACAGCCGGAGTTGGAATTCTTTCCGATGGTGTTATAGGGATTGATATTGCTTATGCTTACGGCTGGTGGAAAGATATTGGTGACAATTATGATTCAAATGTGTCAAGAACATTTCAGGATATTACCTATCACAAAGTGATGTTAACAACTTCATACAGGTTTTAA
- a CDS encoding YjbH domain-containing protein: MKIKFILILILFLTTNQIYSQGTAGESAKFEYRYLIDMPTAGILEKGMVGVTTDVLPAGVVVAKMEVGVFQNVSFGISYGAANLIGSGKPNWYELPGVNIRFRMINESLILPALVIGFDSQGKGEEIENPKRFASKSPGFFAAASKNFQLLGYLSFHGTVNYSLEKNDGDNFLNLWVGAEKTLGSNFSLIAEYDFALNDNASSSFGEGKGYLNLGLRWAIGAGFTLGFDLRDLLQNKRWNPNAADRALRIEYIQSIF, encoded by the coding sequence ATGAAAATAAAATTCATATTAATACTAATATTGTTTTTGACAACGAATCAAATTTATTCACAGGGAACTGCCGGAGAGTCAGCAAAGTTTGAATACAGATACTTGATTGACATGCCTACCGCAGGAATACTTGAAAAAGGTATGGTAGGTGTTACTACAGATGTACTGCCAGCAGGTGTTGTAGTTGCAAAAATGGAAGTAGGAGTTTTTCAAAATGTTAGTTTTGGAATTTCTTATGGTGCTGCAAATCTTATCGGTTCAGGAAAACCAAACTGGTACGAATTACCTGGAGTTAACATCAGATTCAGAATGATAAATGAATCGTTAATTCTTCCGGCTTTAGTAATTGGATTTGATTCACAAGGCAAAGGTGAAGAAATTGAAAATCCCAAAAGATTTGCTAGCAAATCGCCCGGATTTTTTGCAGCAGCAAGTAAAAACTTTCAATTACTTGGATACTTAAGTTTCCACGGTACTGTAAACTATTCGCTCGAAAAAAATGATGGGGATAATTTTCTTAATCTTTGGGTAGGTGCAGAAAAAACTTTAGGATCAAATTTTTCTTTAATAGCAGAATATGATTTCGCACTAAATGATAATGCATCATCATCATTTGGTGAAGGCAAAGGATATCTTAATCTTGGATTAAGATGGGCAATCGGTGCGGGTTTTACTCTTGGATTTGATTTACGAGATTTACTGCAGAATAAAAGATGGAATCCAAATGCAGCCGACAGAGCATTAAGAATAGAATACATTCAAAGCATTTTCTGA